From Chryseobacterium joostei, the proteins below share one genomic window:
- the porW gene encoding type IX secretion system periplasmic lipoprotein PorW/SprE has protein sequence MKKNILFLLVICLVASCATKTKKPEQRSKLLKGFSTYYNTLFNAKDALNSEFTARDKGHKDNFYAPYIPILTFEDQPLGSDLGQSTAFAENSMKMAEVANRSSSRGNSGPPAMQGPPGGPGQNNPDESQNKGATTLEIAEAKALKAINKYSVTRNGEEKNKQIFDAYMILAQSRIYQNKPLQAMDALNYVFTHMKDDKRVPLARIYQGVAYDKVKDYHRAHETFAKLKGEDISKTYAKLLSIYYAESLLDAGKKEEASKELDLAFELNSNRKLKSRIAYLRGQVLENLGQNDKARESYTAAYKYSSDFEFEVKSQIAIAKTFNGKGDYNGAKNYLEGISKKGTYGSRKNEFYYALGLMANKAGKKDEAQQFFRKSLFEKVSDPQIRGLAYYEIGKSYLDKNDYIGAGSYYDSALAVMTYEPSKILLKDQSEYIKKISKNYYLIKKNDSILSLAKMDDAQKTDFFSKHIAKLKLKEEKDELERKRAERIKGFDTGDYNANSIFANNNSNAFEDFGVTTKGFYFNNTGTVSKGTSSFKQVWGDRALSDNWRFSKKMASIEDMKNEALGVTSAPNPRRFEPSYYIEQIPTDQGKLSQLKKDRDTASLGLGIMYQNYFTNTPLATKTLYDLVDVKPEEKVMLQALYEIFAMNYEKNPQASDRAKQILLTDYPYTSYAEFARNPKNVSFVKSTEDVENEYKRAYALYELEKFGESRQVIDQTLQKFPKDALVPKLYLLNAFNAGKSSGKEVMILQLEQIALNYSKTPEGIRAKEMLNYLKSELSFQATDNKGNPVLQQPTSPVQSGNPVNDSQQMINQGEKKQGGVNNSQNFELTPPQQNTPNNVQQQKNSIGSPNGTVKSNVPPGGPQ, from the coding sequence ATGAAAAAGAATATATTGTTCCTTTTAGTAATCTGTCTCGTTGCTTCCTGTGCTACCAAAACAAAAAAGCCGGAACAACGATCAAAACTATTAAAAGGATTTTCCACATATTACAATACTCTATTTAATGCCAAAGATGCATTGAACAGTGAGTTTACCGCCCGAGATAAAGGACATAAGGATAATTTTTATGCTCCCTATATTCCTATCCTTACTTTTGAAGATCAGCCTTTAGGAAGTGATCTTGGCCAATCAACCGCTTTTGCTGAGAATTCCATGAAAATGGCTGAAGTAGCCAACAGATCTTCATCAAGAGGTAATTCGGGGCCACCTGCCATGCAGGGACCACCGGGAGGACCTGGCCAAAATAACCCTGATGAAAGTCAGAATAAGGGTGCTACGACATTAGAAATTGCTGAAGCTAAGGCTCTAAAAGCAATCAACAAATATTCTGTAACCCGAAACGGTGAAGAAAAAAACAAGCAGATTTTTGATGCCTATATGATTCTTGCACAGTCAAGAATTTATCAGAATAAGCCTCTACAGGCCATGGATGCCCTCAATTATGTTTTCACTCATATGAAGGATGACAAAAGGGTTCCTTTGGCAAGAATTTATCAGGGAGTCGCTTATGATAAAGTCAAAGATTATCACAGAGCCCATGAAACTTTTGCCAAACTAAAGGGCGAGGATATTAGTAAAACTTATGCAAAGCTGTTAAGTATTTATTATGCTGAATCCCTTTTGGATGCTGGTAAAAAAGAAGAGGCATCCAAGGAACTTGATCTTGCTTTTGAACTGAATTCCAACAGAAAACTGAAAAGTAGAATTGCCTACCTGAGAGGTCAGGTTCTTGAAAACTTAGGTCAAAATGATAAGGCCAGAGAAAGTTATACTGCTGCCTACAAGTATTCCAGTGATTTTGAATTTGAAGTAAAATCTCAAATTGCCATTGCCAAGACTTTTAATGGTAAGGGAGATTATAATGGGGCTAAAAACTATCTGGAAGGAATCAGTAAAAAGGGAACTTATGGCTCCAGAAAGAACGAATTTTACTATGCTTTGGGTCTAATGGCCAATAAAGCAGGAAAAAAAGACGAAGCACAGCAATTTTTCAGAAAATCTTTATTTGAAAAGGTTTCTGATCCACAAATCCGTGGGTTGGCTTATTATGAGATAGGGAAAAGCTATCTGGATAAGAATGACTATATCGGAGCCGGTAGTTATTATGATTCTGCACTTGCAGTAATGACTTATGAGCCATCAAAAATCCTATTGAAGGATCAGTCTGAATACATCAAAAAGATCTCCAAAAACTACTACCTGATCAAGAAGAATGACAGTATTCTTTCTTTGGCTAAAATGGATGATGCACAGAAAACAGATTTTTTCTCAAAGCATATTGCAAAATTAAAGCTCAAGGAAGAAAAGGATGAACTAGAAAGAAAACGTGCTGAGAGAATTAAAGGCTTTGATACCGGAGATTATAACGCTAATTCAATTTTTGCCAATAATAATTCCAATGCTTTTGAGGATTTTGGGGTAACTACGAAAGGTTTTTATTTCAATAATACCGGAACTGTGAGTAAGGGAACATCTTCGTTTAAGCAGGTTTGGGGTGACAGAGCTCTTTCGGATAACTGGCGTTTCTCCAAAAAGATGGCTTCTATTGAGGATATGAAGAATGAAGCTCTTGGGGTAACTTCAGCTCCTAATCCAAGACGTTTTGAACCGAGCTATTATATTGAACAGATCCCTACTGACCAAGGCAAATTAAGCCAGTTAAAAAAGGACAGAGATACGGCTTCCTTAGGACTTGGTATCATGTATCAGAACTATTTTACCAATACTCCCCTAGCTACCAAAACTCTTTATGATCTTGTAGATGTAAAACCTGAAGAAAAGGTAATGCTCCAGGCGTTGTATGAGATATTTGCCATGAATTATGAGAAAAATCCTCAGGCATCAGACAGGGCAAAACAAATTCTTTTGACTGATTATCCTTACACTTCCTATGCAGAGTTTGCAAGAAATCCTAAAAATGTTTCTTTCGTAAAATCAACGGAAGATGTTGAGAATGAATATAAAAGAGCATATGCACTTTATGAATTGGAAAAGTTTGGAGAAAGCAGACAAGTTATTGATCAGACTCTTCAAAAATTCCCAAAAGATGCATTGGTTCCAAAATTATATCTATTAAATGCTTTTAATGCAGGAAAATCCAGCGGAAAGGAGGTAATGATCCTTCAGCTTGAGCAGATCGCTTTAAACTACTCTAAAACTCCGGAAGGGATAAGAGCCAAGGAAATGCTTAACTACCTGAAAAGTGAACTAAGCTTCCAGGCTACTGACAATAAAGGAAATCCTGTGTTGCAACAGCCAACCTCCCCTGTTCAATCTGGTAACCCGGTTAATGATTCCCAACAAATGATTAATCAAGGAGAAAAAAAACAAGGAGGGGTAAATAATTCGCAAAATTTCGAATTAACACCGCCTCAACAAAATACTCCCAATAATGTCCAACAGCAGAAAAATAGCATCGGAAGTCCAAATGGTACAGTAAAATCAAATGTCCCTCCGGGAGGACCACAATAA
- a CDS encoding SDR family NAD(P)-dependent oxidoreductase: protein MKTILITGATSGIGKSTAELLAKQGNRIIICGRRDEVLKSLDTELSQYTEIFSLRFDVRNLEEVESAINSLPEEWKDIDVLINNAGNAHGLDPLSSGKTDDWDSMIDGNVKGLLYVSKMIIPSMKTKNLGHIVNISSVAARQTYANGVVYCATKKAVDVISEGMRLELTEFGIKVTNIQPGAVETDFSLIRFKGDNEKAANVYAGYDALKAEDIADAIAYCVNAPKHVTIADMTIYPSAQAEPRTIYRK, encoded by the coding sequence ATGAAGACAATATTAATCACAGGTGCCACTTCCGGAATAGGTAAATCCACAGCAGAACTTCTGGCAAAACAAGGAAACAGAATCATCATTTGCGGAAGAAGAGATGAAGTACTTAAATCTTTAGATACTGAGCTTTCTCAATATACCGAAATATTTAGTTTAAGGTTTGATGTAAGGAATCTTGAGGAGGTTGAAAGCGCGATCAATTCTCTTCCTGAAGAATGGAAAGACATTGATGTTCTGATCAATAATGCAGGGAATGCTCATGGGCTTGATCCGCTCTCTTCAGGAAAGACTGATGACTGGGATTCTATGATCGATGGAAATGTAAAAGGATTATTGTATGTTTCCAAAATGATCATTCCATCTATGAAAACTAAAAATTTAGGTCATATTGTGAATATTAGTTCTGTAGCAGCAAGACAAACCTATGCCAATGGAGTAGTGTATTGTGCTACCAAAAAAGCGGTAGATGTTATTTCAGAAGGAATGAGACTGGAACTTACCGAATTTGGAATCAAGGTGACCAATATTCAGCCGGGAGCAGTTGAGACAGATTTCTCATTAATCAGGTTCAAGGGAGATAATGAAAAGGCTGCTAACGTGTATGCCGGCTATGATGCACTGAAAGCTGAGGATATTGCAGATGCCATTGCTTATTGTGTAAATGCTCCAAAACATGTTACTATTGCAGATATGACTATTTATCCAAGTGCACAGGCTGAACCAAGAACAATCTATAGAAAGTAG
- a CDS encoding KdsC family phosphatase: protein MSYKEKLKDIKAFVFDVDGVFTDGSVYLMPGGNMCRVMNVLDGYAVVKALKNNYLIGVITGGNDEMVKHRINYLGIQDYYPKSHNKIEDFEDFKKKYNLKNEEILTMGDDLPDIHIMESSAIAACPENAVPEVKGVSDYISPKKGGSGAVRDVIEQVMKVQGNWHDDNTQSV, encoded by the coding sequence ATGAGTTATAAAGAGAAATTAAAGGATATTAAGGCATTTGTATTTGATGTAGACGGAGTTTTTACAGACGGAAGTGTTTATCTGATGCCCGGAGGAAATATGTGCAGAGTAATGAATGTTCTGGACGGATATGCAGTAGTTAAAGCATTAAAAAACAATTATTTAATAGGTGTAATCACTGGTGGAAATGATGAAATGGTAAAACACAGGATCAATTATCTTGGAATTCAGGATTATTACCCGAAATCTCATAACAAGATAGAGGATTTTGAAGATTTTAAAAAGAAGTACAACCTTAAAAATGAGGAGATTCTAACGATGGGTGATGATCTTCCGGATATCCACATTATGGAAAGTTCTGCGATTGCAGCGTGTCCTGAAAATGCTGTTCCTGAGGTAAAGGGAGTATCGGATTACATTTCTCCTAAAAAAGGAGGAAGTGGTGCTGTACGTGATGTGATAGAACAGGTAATGAAGGTTCAGGGAAACTGGCATGATGATAACACTCAATCTGTATAA
- a CDS encoding YraN family protein produces the protein MADHNDFGKIAEDMAADYLQKSGYKVIARNFRFQKAEIDIIAEKNDLIIIVEVKARSTDAFMLPQEAVTKTKIKSIVSAANHYMEEFDKDNEVRFDIISVLPDEKRNLIIDHIPDAFQALDAN, from the coding sequence ATGGCTGATCATAATGACTTTGGAAAAATAGCAGAGGATATGGCTGCTGATTATCTTCAAAAAAGTGGCTATAAAGTTATAGCCAGAAATTTCAGGTTTCAGAAAGCTGAGATTGATATTATTGCTGAAAAAAATGATTTAATAATCATTGTTGAAGTCAAGGCCAGATCTACGGACGCATTTATGCTGCCTCAGGAAGCTGTTACCAAAACCAAGATCAAATCAATTGTTTCTGCAGCCAATCACTATATGGAAGAATTTGATAAAGATAACGAAGTAAGATTTGATATTATCTCCGTTCTTCCCGATGAAAAAAGAAACTTAATTATTGACCATATACCCGATGCTTTTCAGGCGTTGGATGCAAATTAG
- a CDS encoding S66 peptidase family protein, with amino-acid sequence MKKIIFPKPLKKGAKIAVISPAGAVDASQLEKGIKLIKSKGFEPVLGEHLYTKFANGYNYAGTEKERIKDINWALNDKEIGAIWASRGGYGCQHLIQHLKLKNFTENPKWYIGYSDNTVIQSYLLKKGFASIHGQTIKTSSFGVTEESYDLIFDILKGKTPDYSLKSHQLNTKGIIEGELVGGNLALVYALLGTKYSFDFKDKILFIEDIGENFYALDRMIMSLELAGVFKKIKGLIIGGMTNMGDEKENKSYEESFDEFAYKLISERISKYKFPVVLAFPNGHIKDNRPLIIGGKVKMKVHTKVKIEF; translated from the coding sequence ATGAAAAAAATAATCTTTCCAAAACCTCTTAAAAAAGGGGCAAAAATAGCTGTTATCTCCCCTGCCGGAGCCGTAGATGCCTCTCAACTTGAAAAGGGCATAAAATTGATTAAAAGTAAAGGATTTGAACCTGTTTTAGGAGAACATCTTTACACAAAATTTGCCAACGGCTACAATTATGCAGGAACAGAAAAGGAAAGAATAAAAGATATCAACTGGGCCTTAAATGATAAGGAAATTGGAGCAATCTGGGCTTCCAGAGGCGGTTATGGATGCCAGCATCTCATTCAGCATCTGAAGTTGAAAAATTTCACAGAAAATCCAAAATGGTATATCGGTTATTCCGATAATACTGTTATCCAAAGTTATCTATTGAAAAAAGGTTTTGCCTCCATTCATGGGCAGACCATTAAAACATCAAGCTTCGGAGTTACCGAAGAAAGCTATGATTTAATTTTTGATATTTTAAAAGGGAAAACGCCTGATTATAGCCTAAAATCTCATCAATTAAATACAAAAGGTATTATTGAGGGAGAATTGGTTGGAGGGAATTTAGCTCTTGTTTACGCCCTTTTAGGAACCAAATACTCATTTGACTTCAAAGATAAAATTTTGTTCATTGAAGATATCGGAGAAAACTTTTATGCGCTGGATCGTATGATCATGAGCTTGGAGCTGGCGGGTGTCTTCAAAAAAATCAAAGGACTTATTATCGGTGGAATGACCAATATGGGTGATGAAAAAGAGAACAAAAGCTATGAAGAAAGCTTTGACGAATTTGCCTATAAACTGATCTCCGAGAGAATTTCAAAATATAAATTCCCTGTAGTATTAGCATTCCCAAATGGCCACATAAAGGACAACAGACCCCTTATTATCGGAGGAAAAGTTAAGATGAAAGTGCATACTAAGGTGAAGATTGAATTCTAG
- a CDS encoding Maf family protein, whose amino-acid sequence MKLLLASQSPRRKELLSSLGFEFEVVKIDCEEILPEYIKIEEAAAYLSELKADAFRGLTNDEVLLTADTVVAIDNQVLGKPKDEADAFNMLRSLSGKIHQVYTGITIKTANKTFTETDVADVTLDDISDDEINYYIQKYKPFDKAGSYGIQEWLGMAKISKMTGSFYTIMGLPTHLVYKILKETSMI is encoded by the coding sequence ATGAAATTACTTTTAGCATCACAATCACCAAGAAGAAAGGAACTTCTTTCCAGCCTTGGTTTTGAATTTGAAGTTGTAAAAATTGACTGTGAGGAAATTCTTCCTGAATATATTAAAATAGAAGAAGCTGCCGCGTATTTATCTGAACTAAAAGCAGATGCATTCAGAGGCTTAACTAATGACGAAGTTCTACTAACCGCAGATACGGTAGTAGCCATTGATAATCAGGTTCTTGGAAAACCCAAGGATGAAGCAGATGCTTTCAATATGCTTCGCAGCCTTTCAGGGAAAATCCATCAGGTGTATACCGGAATTACTATTAAAACTGCCAATAAAACCTTTACCGAAACGGATGTAGCAGATGTAACACTGGATGACATTAGTGATGATGAAATAAACTATTACATTCAAAAGTACAAGCCTTTTGATAAAGCCGGCAGCTATGGCATTCAGGAATGGCTTGGAATGGCAAAAATCAGTAAAATGACAGGAAGCTTTTACACCATTATGGGTCTTCCTACTCATCTTGTATATAAAATTTTGAAAGAAACCTCAATGATTTAA
- the tsaB gene encoding tRNA (adenosine(37)-N6)-threonylcarbamoyltransferase complex dimerization subunit type 1 TsaB: MKILYLETSSKNCSVAVSDDDKLLCLCEEVSENYKQSESLHTYVEWALEGAGISLKDIEAVSLGKGPGSYTGLRIGAASAKGFCYGLKVPFIAINSLESMIEPFLGHNYDFIVPLIDARRMEVYTAVYDGSTGKEVSATEAKILDETSFEEFRDKKVIFVGDGAKKAKDILNLPDADFNENIYPSAQYLIKKTLEKINNKEFEDMAYFEPFYLKDFHGVKKKKSEE; the protein is encoded by the coding sequence ATGAAAATCCTATATCTCGAAACATCATCTAAAAACTGTTCAGTAGCTGTATCCGACGACGATAAACTACTGTGTCTCTGCGAAGAGGTTTCTGAAAACTATAAACAATCTGAAAGTCTTCATACCTATGTAGAATGGGCATTGGAAGGGGCTGGAATTTCACTTAAAGACATTGAAGCCGTTTCTCTGGGAAAAGGACCAGGGTCTTATACAGGCCTTAGAATTGGTGCAGCCTCTGCAAAGGGGTTCTGCTACGGACTGAAAGTTCCTTTTATTGCCATAAATTCTCTTGAAAGCATGATAGAGCCATTTTTAGGACATAACTATGACTTTATAGTGCCTTTGATTGATGCAAGGAGAATGGAGGTTTATACGGCCGTTTATGACGGTTCTACGGGAAAAGAAGTCTCCGCTACCGAGGCGAAAATCTTAGATGAGACCTCTTTTGAAGAATTCAGGGATAAAAAAGTAATATTTGTAGGAGATGGAGCAAAGAAAGCTAAAGATATTTTAAATCTTCCTGATGCAGATTTTAACGAGAATATCTATCCATCTGCACAATACCTTATCAAAAAGACGCTGGAAAAGATAAACAACAAGGAGTTTGAAGATATGGCTTATTTTGAGCCTTTCTATCTCAAGGATTTCCATGGGGTAAAGAAAAAGAAAAGCGAAGAGTAA
- a CDS encoding RNA polymerase sigma factor: MKIKDAEIISLMQNPRTQDKGVRALMDAYQSRLYWHIRRIIVDGDLAQDTLQETFIKAYQNFHQFKNDSQLYTWLYRIATNEALQQVNKMKKMQKTDEDPEYHMQNLVADNTDDDAEEIQILLQNAIQSLPEKQKLVFMMRYYDDLPYEEISKIVDMSVGTLKTNYHYAKQKIEEYIKKNYER; encoded by the coding sequence ATGAAGATTAAGGACGCGGAAATTATTTCGTTGATGCAGAATCCACGGACCCAGGATAAAGGTGTCCGTGCCTTGATGGATGCCTATCAAAGCAGATTGTACTGGCACATAAGAAGAATTATTGTGGACGGGGATCTTGCCCAGGATACTTTGCAGGAAACTTTTATTAAAGCTTATCAGAATTTTCATCAGTTCAAGAACGATAGCCAGTTGTATACCTGGCTGTACAGAATTGCTACCAATGAAGCCCTGCAGCAGGTTAATAAAATGAAGAAAATGCAGAAGACTGATGAAGATCCGGAATATCACATGCAAAATCTTGTTGCAGACAATACTGATGATGATGCCGAAGAAATACAAATTTTGCTTCAGAACGCTATACAAAGCCTGCCCGAAAAGCAGAAACTGGTATTTATGATGCGGTATTATGATGATTTGCCCTATGAGGAAATTTCAAAAATTGTAGATATGTCTGTAGGGACATTAAAGACCAATTATCATTATGCCAAGCAGAAAATAGAAGAGTATATTAAAAAAAATTACGAAAGATAA
- a CDS encoding Rossmann-like and DUF2520 domain-containing protein: MQIVIIGSGNVAYHMAKAFTLKGISLAQIFGRNEKELNKISEELSIPYSTEHLEDADLYIICVSDNSVEQVSKIITKKDCLVAHTSGSLPKEVLIGEYRKSSFYPLQTFSKSKELEYEKIPFFIETENKADQKTLVELASRVSKNVMESNHEKRKYIHLTAVFACNFVNHLFSRAKEISDSQEIPFDYFLPLIDETIQKIHEIEPKMAQTGPAVRNDLRVLELHEQLIKNEESLDIYKTMNHSIQKMYEL, encoded by the coding sequence ATGCAAATTGTAATTATCGGTTCCGGAAATGTTGCCTATCACATGGCAAAAGCTTTCACATTGAAAGGGATTTCTCTGGCCCAGATTTTTGGCAGGAACGAAAAAGAATTAAATAAGATTTCTGAAGAATTAAGTATTCCGTATTCCACAGAACATTTGGAAGACGCTGATCTTTATATCATCTGTGTAAGTGATAATTCTGTAGAGCAAGTATCAAAAATCATTACTAAAAAAGATTGTTTGGTGGCTCATACCTCAGGTTCCCTTCCCAAGGAAGTTCTGATTGGTGAATACAGAAAATCAAGTTTTTATCCCTTGCAGACCTTTTCAAAATCAAAAGAACTGGAATATGAAAAAATTCCGTTTTTTATTGAAACCGAGAATAAGGCGGATCAGAAAACTCTTGTTGAACTTGCTTCGAGAGTTTCAAAAAATGTAATGGAAAGCAATCATGAAAAAAGGAAATACATTCATTTGACAGCCGTTTTTGCCTGCAATTTTGTGAATCATCTTTTTTCAAGGGCGAAAGAAATTTCGGATTCTCAGGAAATTCCGTTTGATTATTTTTTACCGCTGATTGATGAAACAATTCAGAAGATTCACGAAATAGAACCTAAAATGGCCCAAACCGGACCCGCAGTGAGAAATGATCTAAGGGTTTTAGAGTTACATGAGCAGTTAATAAAAAACGAAGAGAGTCTTGATATTTACAAGACAATGAATCATTCTATTCAAAAAATGTATGAGTTATAA
- a CDS encoding DUF1579 domain-containing protein — protein MKNLLAIITIGFLLISCEKGKTSSSENSEKKDSMTSASEWKPVDSATATKAWMEFATPGDMHKMLAKFDGNWTGATSMWMDDSGKATTSTSECTNKMIFEGRYQVSNYKGNFMGMPFEGMSIMGYDNSKKKFVSTWIDNMGTGLMHAEGDWNPTKKSIDFRGKMTDPSQPGKECEVREVYTFTDDNNHTLEMYGPNPKTGKEMKTMEIKFTRKK, from the coding sequence ATGAAAAATTTATTAGCAATCATCACGATTGGTTTTTTACTTATCTCATGTGAAAAAGGAAAAACCTCTAGCTCTGAAAATTCGGAGAAAAAAGATTCTATGACTTCAGCTTCTGAATGGAAGCCTGTAGATTCTGCTACTGCAACGAAAGCATGGATGGAGTTTGCAACCCCGGGTGACATGCACAAAATGCTAGCCAAATTTGATGGAAATTGGACTGGTGCTACCAGTATGTGGATGGACGATAGCGGAAAGGCAACTACCAGTACTTCTGAATGCACCAATAAAATGATTTTTGAAGGCCGCTATCAGGTAAGCAATTACAAAGGAAATTTCATGGGAATGCCATTTGAAGGAATGAGCATTATGGGATACGATAATTCCAAAAAAAAGTTTGTAAGTACTTGGATAGACAATATGGGAACGGGCTTAATGCACGCGGAAGGTGACTGGAACCCAACTAAGAAATCAATTGATTTTAGAGGTAAAATGACAGACCCCAGCCAGCCGGGAAAAGAATGTGAAGTAAGGGAGGTCTATACTTTTACTGATGACAATAACCATACCTTGGAAATGTATGGTCCTAATCCTAAAACAGGAAAAGAAATGAAAACAATGGAAATAAAATTCACTCGTAAAAAATAA
- the lepA gene encoding translation elongation factor 4, which translates to MKNIRNFCIIAHIDHGKSTLADRLLEYTNTVTQRELQSQTLDDMDLEKERGITIKSHAIQMDYEYKGEKYILNLIDTPGHVDFSYEVSRSIAACEGALLIVDAAQSIQAQTISNLYLALENDLTIIPILNKIDLPSANPEEVTDEIMNLIGCEYEDVLRVSGKTGEGVHHLLEQIVDRIPAPVGDPDGPLQALIFDSVYNPFRGIEAYFKVVNGSITKNEKIKFFATGKEYGADEVGTLKLKQVPKKSVQCGDVGYLVSGIKDAREVKVGDTITSFDKPAAGPIDGFEEVKPMVFAGIYPIDSEDFEELRFSLEKLRLNDASLVFEPESSAALGFGFRCGFLGMLHMEIVQERLDREFNMNVITTVPNVSYFGYTKKEPEVPILINNPSEMMDPSTMDRVEEPFIKASIITKSDFVGAVMTLCIEKRGEIVNQSYLTSERVELIFNMPLAEVVFDFYDRLKSISKGYASFDYHPIGFRASKLVKMDILINGDMVDALSSLIHDSNAYYIGKRMCEKLRELIPRQQFDIAVQAALGTKVIARETIKALRKDVTAKCYGGDISRKRKLLEKQKEGKKKMKQIGRVEVPQSAFMAVLKLND; encoded by the coding sequence ATGAAAAACATACGAAATTTTTGCATAATCGCTCATATCGACCACGGTAAAAGTACCTTGGCAGACCGTCTTTTGGAGTATACGAATACAGTTACCCAAAGAGAACTACAGTCTCAGACGCTTGATGATATGGATTTGGAAAAAGAACGTGGGATTACTATTAAATCTCATGCGATCCAAATGGATTATGAATATAAAGGCGAAAAATATATCTTAAACCTGATTGATACACCGGGGCACGTTGACTTCTCTTATGAGGTTTCCCGTTCCATTGCTGCCTGTGAAGGAGCGCTTCTTATTGTAGATGCTGCACAGAGTATTCAGGCACAAACGATCAGTAATTTATATTTGGCCCTGGAAAATGATTTAACAATCATTCCGATTTTAAATAAAATTGACCTTCCATCCGCAAATCCTGAAGAAGTAACCGATGAGATCATGAACCTGATTGGTTGCGAATATGAAGATGTATTAAGAGTTTCAGGAAAAACAGGAGAGGGAGTTCACCATTTATTAGAGCAGATCGTAGATAGAATTCCTGCACCTGTAGGAGATCCTGACGGTCCACTTCAGGCTTTGATTTTTGACTCTGTTTACAATCCATTTAGAGGAATTGAAGCCTATTTCAAGGTGGTAAACGGAAGCATTACTAAAAATGAAAAAATTAAATTCTTTGCTACCGGTAAAGAATATGGAGCAGATGAGGTAGGTACCTTAAAGTTGAAGCAGGTTCCAAAGAAAAGTGTTCAGTGTGGAGATGTAGGATATCTGGTTTCCGGTATTAAAGATGCTCGTGAAGTAAAAGTAGGAGATACGATTACTTCGTTTGACAAACCTGCTGCTGGCCCAATCGACGGATTTGAGGAAGTGAAGCCAATGGTATTTGCTGGTATTTATCCAATTGATTCTGAGGATTTTGAAGAACTAAGATTCTCCTTGGAGAAATTAAGATTGAATGATGCTTCCCTTGTTTTCGAACCGGAAAGTTCTGCAGCTCTTGGTTTTGGATTCCGTTGCGGATTCTTAGGAATGCTTCACATGGAGATTGTTCAGGAACGTCTTGATAGAGAGTTCAATATGAACGTAATCACAACGGTACCTAACGTTTCTTACTTCGGATATACTAAAAAAGAACCTGAAGTTCCAATCTTGATCAATAACCCATCAGAAATGATGGATCCATCAACAATGGATAGAGTAGAAGAGCCATTCATTAAGGCATCTATCATTACAAAATCTGACTTTGTAGGAGCAGTAATGACTCTATGTATTGAAAAAAGAGGTGAGATCGTTAATCAAAGTTATTTAACATCAGAAAGAGTAGAATTGATCTTCAATATGCCTTTGGCTGAAGTTGTTTTTGACTTCTATGACAGATTAAAATCAATCTCTAAAGGATATGCATCATTCGATTATCATCCAATCGGATTTAGAGCTTCCAAACTTGTAAAAATGGATATCCTGATCAATGGTGATATGGTAGATGCTCTTTCATCACTAATTCACGACAGTAATGCTTACTATATCGGTAAAAGGATGTGTGAAAAACTTCGTGAGCTGATCCCGAGACAACAGTTTGATATTGCTGTTCAAGCAGCTTTAGGAACTAAAGTTATCGCAAGAGAAACCATTAAGGCACTAAGAAAAGACGTTACGGCAAAATGTTACGGAGGAGATATTTCCAGAAAGCGTAAGCTATTGGAAAAGCAGAAAGAAGGTAAGAAGAAAATGAAGCAGATAGGAAGGGTAGAAGTACCGCAATCTGCATTTATGGCTGTATTAAAGCTTAATGATTAA